One genomic segment of Chloroflexota bacterium includes these proteins:
- a CDS encoding S1 RNA-binding domain-containing protein encodes MSEPWHSDSSSEDDLEEGYWQSLLNDGEIVSSPPPEEMEEASFARVGGVGTGASRSWEEDWREAERAKACMQVLSLPVTGYNRGGLLVQFKRLSGFVPASHLADWPRLLSPGERLQMLAQWVGKTIDVCIIEIDRAEGRLVMSERAVQEGHRGREVLQSLKPGEVRRGRVTNLRPFGAFVDLGGIEGLIHISELSWGRIAHPSEVVRPGDEVDVYVISVDCEQRKIALSLRRLKPNPWEGVAERYQVGQIVTGVITNVVGFGAFARIEDGLEGLIHISELAEGQFLHPRNVVKEGDRVRVRILNIDPENHRMGLSMRRVWQEEPGPSAEEEAPPNEPVSSDTREPATAW; translated from the coding sequence ATGAGCGAGCCATGGCACAGTGACAGCAGCTCGGAGGATGATCTGGAGGAAGGGTACTGGCAATCCCTGCTCAACGATGGGGAGATCGTGTCGTCGCCGCCGCCGGAGGAGATGGAGGAGGCATCTTTCGCCCGTGTCGGCGGGGTGGGCACCGGAGCAAGCCGTTCCTGGGAGGAGGATTGGCGGGAGGCCGAGCGAGCCAAGGCATGTATGCAGGTGCTCTCCTTGCCCGTGACGGGCTACAACCGGGGAGGCCTGCTGGTTCAGTTCAAGCGATTGAGCGGTTTCGTGCCGGCCTCGCATTTGGCGGATTGGCCGAGGTTGTTGAGCCCCGGCGAGCGTTTGCAGATGCTGGCCCAGTGGGTGGGTAAGACCATCGACGTATGCATCATCGAGATCGATCGGGCCGAAGGGCGTCTGGTGATGTCGGAGCGCGCGGTGCAGGAGGGGCATCGCGGTCGTGAGGTGTTGCAATCTTTGAAGCCGGGGGAGGTCCGTCGCGGCCGCGTGACCAATTTGCGCCCCTTCGGCGCGTTCGTGGACCTGGGGGGCATTGAGGGATTGATCCACATCTCCGAGCTCTCCTGGGGGCGTATCGCACATCCTAGCGAGGTGGTGCGCCCGGGGGACGAGGTGGATGTGTACGTGATCAGCGTGGATTGTGAGCAGCGCAAGATCGCTCTCAGCTTGAGGCGTTTGAAGCCGAATCCATGGGAGGGTGTGGCAGAGCGCTACCAGGTGGGGCAGATCGTCACCGGCGTGATCACCAATGTGGTCGGCTTTGGCGCGTTCGCGCGCATTGAGGACGGATTGGAAGGCCTGATCCATATCTCCGAGCTGGCCGAGGGACAGTTCCTCCACCCGCGCAACGTGGTGAAAGAAGGGGACCGGGTGCGGGTGCGCATCCTCAACATCGATCCGGAGAACCATCGGATGGGGTTGAGCATGCGGCGTGTGTGGCAGGAGGAGCCAGGCCCTTCTGCCGAGGAGGAGGCCCCGCCGAATGAGCCGGTGAGCTCGGATACTCGGGAGCCGGCCACTGCCTGGTAG
- a CDS encoding branched-chain amino acid ABC transporter permease: MYSSSYILQQVINGLNLGSIYALVAIGLTIVYGILRLINFAHGDVMMLGAYLALALLLHQFVPLALVILIPMIVIGALGILIERVAYRPLRGAPEVAMLITSLAVSSIIQNGVTMTITAQPRSFRLPTEWVQRHTVAGVSFSTLDVLTVSLALLLMLLLTLFVTRTRVGIAMRACSENLNAARLMGIPIGQVVAAAFAIGSALAAIAGFFWAGKFGTVDPFMGFLPGLKAFVAAVIGGIGSIPGAVLGGYLLGFSEIFFVGFLPPSFSGYRDAFVFILLLVVLLVRPQGLLRTTSEERD, encoded by the coding sequence TTGTACTCGTCTAGCTACATCCTGCAGCAGGTCATCAACGGCCTGAACCTGGGCAGCATCTACGCCCTGGTGGCCATCGGGCTTACCATCGTCTACGGCATCCTGCGCCTGATCAACTTCGCCCACGGCGATGTGATGATGCTGGGGGCCTATCTGGCCCTGGCGCTCCTCCTTCACCAGTTCGTCCCGCTGGCCTTGGTGATCCTGATCCCGATGATCGTCATCGGCGCGCTGGGCATCCTGATCGAGCGCGTGGCCTATCGCCCTCTGCGAGGGGCGCCCGAGGTGGCCATGCTCATCACGTCCCTGGCTGTGAGCTCCATCATCCAGAACGGCGTTACCATGACGATCACCGCCCAGCCTCGTTCGTTTCGCCTTCCCACGGAATGGGTGCAGCGACACACCGTGGCCGGCGTGAGCTTCTCCACGCTGGACGTGTTGACGGTGAGCCTGGCGCTGCTGCTCATGCTCCTGCTGACCCTTTTCGTCACCCGCACCCGGGTGGGGATCGCCATGCGGGCGTGCTCGGAGAACCTGAACGCCGCCCGGCTGATGGGCATCCCGATCGGGCAGGTGGTCGCCGCCGCCTTCGCCATCGGCTCGGCCCTGGCGGCCATCGCCGGGTTCTTCTGGGCCGGCAAGTTCGGTACCGTGGATCCCTTCATGGGGTTCCTGCCGGGGCTGAAGGCGTTTGTGGCCGCGGTGATCGGTGGGATCGGCAGCATACCGGGGGCGGTGTTGGGGGGATACCTGCTGGGGTTCTCCGAGATCTTCTTCGTGGGCTTCCTGCCGCCGAGCTTCTCCGGCTATCGGGATGCGTTCGTGTTCATTCTCCTCCTGGTGGTGTTGCTGGTTCGCCCCCAGGGGTTGCTACGTACCACATCTGAGGAGCGAGACTGA
- a CDS encoding ABC transporter ATP-binding protein, producing the protein MHTTASSPVLLQIHGLGKAFHGLQALLDYHLTLYTGELLGIIGPNGAGKTTLFNLITGVLKPTQGRILFGDRDITGLAPEAICRLGIARTFQNVRLFPSISALENVRISLQMHQSAGLWETLMGLPSFRRSERVLHEEAGELLRLFGLEAYQDVPARSLPYGLQRKLEMASALALRPRLLLLDEPAAGMNPSETEELMALIRRIRDEFDLTIILIEHNMRVVMNVCERIQALNYGAVIAEGTPEEIQNHPEVIEAYLGQREVMEYH; encoded by the coding sequence ATGCACACGACTGCATCCTCGCCTGTCCTCTTGCAGATTCACGGTCTTGGTAAAGCTTTTCACGGCCTTCAAGCGTTACTCGATTATCATTTGACGCTTTATACCGGTGAGTTACTGGGGATCATCGGGCCCAATGGCGCGGGGAAGACCACCCTCTTCAACCTGATCACCGGTGTTTTGAAGCCGACGCAGGGCCGCATCCTCTTCGGTGATCGGGATATCACCGGCCTGGCTCCCGAGGCCATCTGCCGACTGGGCATCGCCCGAACCTTTCAGAACGTCCGCCTGTTTCCATCTATCTCCGCGCTGGAGAACGTTCGGATCAGCCTGCAGATGCACCAATCGGCGGGGTTGTGGGAGACCCTGATGGGGCTCCCGAGCTTCCGTCGGAGTGAGCGCGTGCTACACGAGGAGGCCGGCGAGCTGCTGCGCCTCTTCGGCCTGGAGGCCTATCAGGACGTCCCGGCCCGCAGCCTGCCCTACGGGCTCCAGCGCAAGCTGGAGATGGCCAGCGCGCTGGCCCTGCGCCCCCGTCTGCTCCTGTTGGACGAGCCCGCGGCCGGGATGAACCCCAGCGAGACGGAAGAGCTCATGGCGCTGATCCGGCGCATCCGCGATGAGTTCGATCTCACCATTATCCTCATCGAGCACAACATGCGGGTCGTGATGAACGTCTGCGAGCGCATCCAGGCCTTGAACTACGGCGCCGTCATCGCCGAGGGCACGCCAGAGGAGATCCAGAACCATCCCGAGGTGATCGAGGCATATCTGGGACAGCGAGAGGTGATGGAATACCACTGA
- a CDS encoding DNA translocase FtsK codes for MTKRRGSRRLVSRERARSSWGARWWRRIIEWEKNRLGQSAVVGLALFALGAWGIVALLGGLPGRAFLLRVCGWGAYPLALGLIGGGVFLLLGERARQLWRWEVLVGVELAWLGALTLTQLVGGDEALAAGPQELHGGGLVGWVLASLFDRAFGGPGAWVLALAMTLAGGWLVWYFLPEIAAERVREVWSVVWSVAAPRIRIEGLPGAPAEEEEAEDEAEEPVSRVKTRGARRKVGKRRSARPRPVKSRSRPDSLPPMDLLAPDEGASTGDVAARDRANLIERTLSSFGVPVRVVEVNVGPAVTQFGVEPLYIERGGRRRKVRVSRIQALANDLALALAAPAVRIEAPVPGRPYVGIEVPNSNTALVNLRGIMESPEFQRLRSPLAIALGRGVSGAPAVADLTHMPHLLIAGATGSGKSVCVNSIVTCLLMNNGPDRLRFLMVDPKMVELVGYNGIPHLLAPVVTDLEQVVGALVWLTLQMDERYRKFNALGVRNLEAYNRKVARRKGDEGPLPYIVVVIDELADLMMTAPEEVERHICRLAQMARATGIHLVIATQRPSVDVVTGLIKANFPARIAFAVTSQIDSRVILDQPGAEKLLGRGDMLFMAPESSKLQRIQGCFVSDNEIRAVVDFWRERNPEEPVVADSLLPWASLLDEMEARDDLLEQALREIEGRERVSASMLQRRLHIGYPRAARLIEQLEEMGVVGPDEGGGRSRRVLLSSSNGDGDDEEEDEALFD; via the coding sequence ATGACCAAACGACGCGGTTCGCGCCGCCTGGTGAGTCGCGAGCGGGCGCGATCCTCTTGGGGTGCCCGCTGGTGGCGGCGCATCATTGAATGGGAAAAGAACAGATTGGGCCAGTCCGCGGTGGTGGGGCTGGCCCTGTTTGCGCTTGGAGCCTGGGGGATCGTGGCCCTGTTGGGCGGCCTGCCCGGGCGAGCCTTCCTGCTGCGGGTTTGCGGATGGGGGGCGTACCCGCTGGCGCTTGGCCTGATCGGAGGGGGCGTGTTCCTGCTCCTGGGCGAGCGCGCTCGGCAGCTCTGGCGGTGGGAGGTCCTCGTCGGCGTCGAGCTGGCCTGGTTGGGCGCGTTGACCCTCACCCAGCTGGTGGGGGGAGATGAAGCGCTCGCTGCGGGACCGCAGGAGCTCCACGGGGGCGGCCTGGTGGGATGGGTGCTGGCGAGCCTCTTCGATCGAGCTTTTGGCGGCCCGGGCGCGTGGGTCCTGGCGCTGGCCATGACGCTGGCGGGGGGATGGCTGGTGTGGTACTTCCTCCCGGAGATCGCCGCCGAGCGTGTCCGGGAGGTTTGGTCCGTGGTGTGGAGCGTGGCTGCTCCGCGCATTCGTATCGAGGGCTTGCCTGGCGCTCCGGCGGAGGAGGAAGAGGCCGAGGATGAAGCCGAGGAGCCCGTGTCCAGAGTGAAGACGCGCGGGGCTCGACGCAAGGTCGGAAAGCGGCGCTCCGCCCGTCCACGGCCGGTGAAATCGCGATCACGTCCCGACTCGCTGCCTCCCATGGACCTGCTGGCGCCGGACGAAGGCGCCAGCACCGGCGATGTGGCCGCTCGGGATCGAGCGAACCTGATCGAGCGCACCCTGTCCAGTTTCGGCGTGCCCGTTCGGGTGGTGGAGGTCAACGTGGGGCCGGCCGTGACCCAGTTCGGCGTGGAGCCGCTCTACATCGAGCGCGGTGGCCGTCGGCGCAAGGTGCGGGTCAGCCGGATCCAGGCGCTGGCCAACGATCTGGCCCTGGCATTGGCTGCCCCCGCCGTGCGGATCGAGGCGCCCGTCCCCGGACGTCCCTACGTGGGGATCGAGGTGCCCAACTCGAACACGGCCCTGGTCAATTTGCGGGGGATCATGGAGTCGCCCGAGTTCCAGCGATTGCGATCCCCCCTGGCCATAGCGCTGGGGCGTGGCGTCTCCGGCGCGCCCGCGGTGGCCGATCTGACGCACATGCCTCACCTCCTCATCGCCGGGGCGACCGGATCGGGCAAGTCGGTCTGCGTGAACTCCATCGTGACCTGCCTGCTGATGAACAACGGCCCCGATCGGCTGCGCTTCCTGATGGTGGACCCCAAGATGGTGGAGCTGGTGGGGTACAACGGGATTCCACACCTGCTGGCCCCGGTCGTGACCGATCTGGAGCAGGTGGTGGGCGCGTTGGTCTGGCTGACGCTCCAGATGGACGAGCGGTATCGGAAGTTCAACGCGCTGGGGGTGCGAAACCTGGAGGCGTACAATCGCAAGGTGGCCCGCCGGAAGGGGGACGAGGGGCCGCTGCCATATATCGTCGTGGTCATCGACGAGCTGGCGGATCTCATGATGACGGCGCCGGAGGAGGTGGAACGGCACATCTGCCGTCTGGCGCAGATGGCCCGGGCGACGGGGATCCACCTGGTGATCGCCACGCAGCGGCCCAGCGTGGACGTGGTGACGGGTCTGATCAAGGCCAACTTCCCGGCCCGGATCGCCTTCGCGGTGACCTCGCAGATCGACTCCCGGGTGATCCTGGACCAGCCGGGGGCGGAGAAGTTGCTGGGGCGCGGGGATATGCTGTTCATGGCGCCGGAGTCCAGCAAGCTGCAGCGCATTCAGGGGTGCTTCGTGTCGGACAATGAGATCCGGGCGGTGGTGGATTTCTGGCGGGAGCGCAACCCGGAGGAGCCGGTGGTGGCGGATTCCCTGCTTCCCTGGGCCAGCCTGCTGGACGAGATGGAGGCACGGGATGATCTGCTGGAGCAGGCCTTGCGGGAGATCGAGGGACGGGAGCGGGTTTCCGCTTCCATGTTGCAACGCCGTTTGCACATCGGTTACCCGCGTGCGGCTCGCCTGATCGAGCAGTTGGAGGAGATGGGGGTCGTGGGTCCGGATGAGGGGGGCGGTCGTTCACGTCGGGTGTTGCTGTCCTCCTCGAATGGGGATGGAGACGATGAGGAGGAGGACGAGGCGTTGTTCGATTGA
- a CDS encoding GNAT family N-acetyltransferase, translating to MRIRPADLHDLSPCFNLDASYETDYVWQLELREDESGIAVQFRPTRLPRTMAVTYPPRGESLLAHWERGECVYVAAEGRDVKGYVEVVAQPDQGLAWVYNLIVDKPHRRQGLGTSLTSAAIQWAQARGLERLMVPVQSKNYPAICFCQKLGFEFCGFNDRYFANRDIALFFGRNLT from the coding sequence ATGCGTATCCGTCCCGCCGACCTGCATGATCTGAGCCCTTGTTTCAACCTGGATGCCTCCTATGAGACGGATTACGTCTGGCAGCTGGAGCTTCGGGAGGATGAATCCGGCATCGCGGTCCAGTTCCGCCCAACGCGCCTGCCCCGGACGATGGCGGTGACCTATCCGCCGCGCGGGGAGAGCCTGCTGGCCCACTGGGAACGTGGGGAATGCGTGTACGTAGCGGCCGAGGGGCGTGATGTGAAGGGATATGTGGAGGTGGTCGCCCAGCCGGATCAGGGCCTGGCGTGGGTGTATAATCTGATCGTGGACAAACCTCACCGTCGTCAGGGGCTGGGCACCTCGCTGACCTCCGCCGCGATCCAGTGGGCCCAGGCGAGAGGCCTGGAGCGCCTGATGGTGCCCGTGCAGAGCAAGAATTACCCTGCGATCTGCTTCTGCCAGAAGTTGGGCTTTGAGTTCTGCGGTTTCAACGATCGTTACTTCGCCAATCGGGATATTGCCCTGTTTTTTGGACGTAATTTGACGTAA
- a CDS encoding ABC transporter ATP-binding protein: MLELEDVHVYYGHIHALRGISLSVEEGEIVTIVGSNGAGKTTTLMTISGLLRPRQGTLRYKGRDLTRMAPHEIVRAGISHCPEGRQIFAQLTVTENLILGAYHRKDRQAILQDRAWVEELFPILAERRNQRAGTLSGGEQQMLAIARALMSRPTVLLLDEPSLGLAPLVVARIFEVIRLLRERGVTILLVEQNAYQALHVADRAYVLETGQIRLQGPARELADDPAVKEAYLGG; this comes from the coding sequence ATGCTAGAGCTGGAAGACGTCCACGTCTATTATGGGCACATTCATGCCCTCAGAGGGATCTCCCTCTCCGTCGAGGAAGGGGAGATCGTCACCATCGTGGGGAGCAACGGCGCCGGGAAGACCACGACGCTGATGACCATCTCAGGGTTGTTGCGTCCCCGGCAGGGGACCCTGCGTTACAAGGGGCGTGATCTGACCCGGATGGCGCCCCATGAGATCGTGCGGGCCGGCATCTCCCACTGCCCGGAGGGGCGTCAGATCTTCGCCCAGTTGACCGTGACGGAGAATCTGATCCTGGGGGCGTACCATCGAAAGGATCGGCAGGCGATCCTGCAGGACCGGGCGTGGGTGGAGGAGCTGTTCCCGATCCTGGCCGAGCGCCGGAATCAGCGGGCGGGCACGTTGAGCGGCGGAGAGCAGCAGATGCTGGCCATCGCCCGGGCGCTTATGAGCCGTCCCACGGTCCTGCTGCTGGATGAGCCCTCCCTGGGCCTGGCCCCTCTGGTGGTCGCTCGCATCTTTGAGGTCATCCGGCTGTTGCGGGAGCGCGGCGTCACGATCCTGTTGGTGGAGCAGAACGCTTATCAGGCCCTGCACGTCGCCGACCGGGCTTACGTGCTGGAGACGGGACAGATCCGGCTTCAGGGGCCGGCGCGGGAGTTGGCGGATGATCCGGCCGTGAAGGAAGCCTACCTGGGAGGATAG